In Treponema primitia ZAS-2, a genomic segment contains:
- a CDS encoding uroporphyrinogen decarboxylase family protein yields the protein MSPREVIQAAVNFREPDRIPFFISAHGIIRRQRGMVMEQFYQRPPEEQAGFAVDIIRQYGGDIVLAGLSGTLSVKALGGKVKFRAKGSTDVLEPLITDIAELDKINLDRVKDDFHYQRSLEVSRRIVALMGDEYLVSTLFWGPFTLAGLLIGVEQLMRKCLRDKEAVRALLDFCVELIKVCNEETIGLGMGMGGLAEPTASGDMISRKVFEEFALPYLKKVYDWYRAKKLITTLHICGDITNRLDLIPETGTHVLSLDYKVSMKTAAETLGDKLVIAGNADPVGIIMEGDEEMVRKAYLEIFEQVQGVPYALMGGCSIPGATPLANYEVMRDLAYNTVPHYRH from the coding sequence ATGAGTCCCAGGGAAGTTATACAGGCGGCGGTCAATTTCCGGGAACCTGACAGGATTCCTTTTTTTATTTCCGCCCATGGCATTATCCGCAGGCAGCGGGGCATGGTGATGGAACAGTTTTACCAGCGGCCCCCGGAGGAGCAGGCCGGGTTTGCGGTGGACATAATCCGTCAGTATGGCGGCGATATTGTGCTGGCCGGGCTGAGCGGCACCCTGTCGGTGAAAGCCCTGGGGGGCAAGGTCAAGTTCCGGGCAAAAGGTTCCACAGATGTGCTGGAGCCCCTGATTACGGATATTGCGGAGCTTGACAAGATAAACCTGGACCGGGTTAAAGATGACTTCCATTACCAGCGTTCCCTTGAGGTGTCCAGGCGCATAGTAGCCCTGATGGGGGATGAGTACCTGGTCTCTACCCTTTTCTGGGGCCCCTTTACCCTGGCGGGGCTGCTCATCGGCGTAGAACAACTGATGCGGAAGTGTCTCCGGGACAAGGAGGCGGTACGGGCGCTGCTTGATTTTTGCGTTGAGCTTATCAAGGTTTGTAATGAGGAAACCATCGGCCTGGGTATGGGCATGGGGGGGCTTGCGGAGCCTACCGCCTCGGGGGATATGATTTCCCGAAAGGTCTTTGAGGAATTTGCCCTGCCCTATTTGAAAAAAGTGTACGACTGGTACCGCGCAAAGAAGCTGATCACTACTCTGCACATCTGCGGGGATATCACCAACCGGCTTGACCTGATTCCCGAAACCGGGACCCACGTTCTGTCCCTGGACTACAAGGTGAGCATGAAAACTGCGGCGGAAACGCTGGGTGACAAGCTTGTTATCGCCGGTAATGCGGACCCTGTGGGGATCATCATGGAGGGTGACGAAGAAATGGTACGGAAGGCGTACCTCGAAATTTTTGAGCAGGTCCAAGGGGTTCCCTATGCGCTCATGGGGGGGTGCAGCATCCCCGGCGCTACGCCGCTGGCCAACTATGAGGTCATGCGGGACCTGGCCTACAACACGGTCCCCCATTATCGCCATTGA
- a CDS encoding corrinoid protein — protein sequence MSKETELYAELSDAVFNMEDDEAEKLAVEVVQSGYDAYQAIEQGLAKGMDRAGKLFEQGDYFVPELVLCSDAMYRGLEVLKPHIRTDSVAVKPKVVIGVIEGDTHDIGKNLVKIMMEAGSFDIIDLGRDVPPLEFVEAAKRERAALICISTLMTTTMEGMEKVIHILNEQGLRDQFKVVVGGGPVSASYARKIGADGYASNAAEAVGFNKKLLGIGQAPEAAGLTETVILP from the coding sequence ATGTCGAAAGAAACGGAGCTATACGCGGAGCTTTCGGATGCGGTCTTTAATATGGAAGATGATGAGGCGGAGAAGCTTGCCGTCGAAGTAGTCCAATCGGGGTACGACGCGTACCAGGCGATTGAACAGGGGCTTGCCAAGGGCATGGACCGGGCAGGAAAACTGTTTGAGCAGGGCGACTATTTTGTTCCCGAACTGGTTCTCTGTTCGGACGCCATGTACCGGGGACTGGAGGTACTCAAGCCCCATATCAGGACGGATTCCGTGGCGGTCAAGCCCAAGGTGGTCATCGGGGTTATCGAAGGGGACACCCACGACATTGGCAAAAACCTGGTGAAGATCATGATGGAGGCCGGAAGTTTTGACATTATCGACCTGGGCCGGGATGTGCCGCCCCTGGAATTTGTGGAGGCCGCCAAGCGGGAGCGGGCGGCATTGATCTGCATCTCCACCCTGATGACCACCACCATGGAGGGTATGGAGAAGGTGATCCATATTTTGAACGAACAGGGCTTGCGGGATCAGTTCAAGGTTGTTGTCGGAGGCGGTCCGGTATCGGCCTCTTATGCGCGGAAAATAGGCGCCGATGGCTACGCTTCCAATGCGGCGGAAGCGGTGGGGTTCAACAAAAAACTGCTGGGCATTGGCCAGGCCCCGGAGGCGGCGGGGCTCACAGAAACAGTGATTCTGCCATGA
- a CDS encoding DUF2284 domain-containing protein, translated as MPTPFEAQLREAGVYEYGEVSPGDIEFTQEVRELCKANKCGLYGKTWACPPAVGTVEECRLRCLCYKTMLVFSGKYDIARPFDYKAMHSGMVDFRRVARNVGAAARDHWSDFLLLANEGCDTCEVCTYPDSPCRFPEKFHAALEGYGIYVFKLARQAGLRYDNGDLTITFFGALLHN; from the coding sequence ATGCCGACGCCATTTGAAGCGCAATTACGGGAGGCCGGGGTGTACGAATACGGCGAAGTTTCCCCTGGGGACATAGAATTTACCCAGGAGGTGCGGGAGCTTTGCAAGGCGAACAAGTGCGGGCTCTACGGGAAAACCTGGGCTTGTCCCCCCGCAGTTGGGACCGTAGAGGAATGCCGCCTGCGCTGCCTTTGCTATAAAACAATGCTGGTATTTTCCGGCAAGTACGATATTGCCCGGCCCTTTGATTATAAGGCTATGCACAGCGGGATGGTCGATTTCAGGCGGGTGGCCCGGAATGTGGGGGCCGCGGCCCGGGATCACTGGTCAGATTTTCTGCTCCTGGCCAACGAGGGCTGCGATACCTGCGAAGTTTGTACCTACCCGGATAGTCCTTGCCGGTTTCCCGAAAAGTTCCACGCCGCCCTGGAGGGCTACGGGATCTACGTATTCAAACTTGCCCGCCAGGCGGGGCTACGTTATGACAATGGGGATTTGACTATTACTTTTTTTGGCGCCCTGCTGCATAATTAG